The genomic DNA CCTGCGGCACGCATGGCGGGCTGGCCCCGCCGCTTCCCGGCCAGCTCCTCAACAGACAACCTCGACACGGCGACACCCGGAGGCGAAGGGTGCCGATTTGACGGAGAGGAACGGTGTGCTCTTCGCAGCGGGGCTCACGGAGGTCGGGTGCCGTAGCCTGTTATGATCCGGCCGACGTGGCCCAGCGAGGAGCCGGCGCCTGAGGCGACGAGCGTAGCGAGAAGAGCGCACCGTCCCGCTCCGTCTGCCGAACTTTCCGAAACGGACAGCCTCGACACGGCGACGGCCTGCCTGCAGCAGGCAGGGAGGAGCCGCCCGACGACAGGACCCGAAGGCAATCGGACGAGGAGAGAGCGCTTGACGCCGATAGCCTGTTGTTGCACCTAATACAGCTTCAGGAGGAGATATGGCGATAGAGGTTTCACGGCGGCTGGGGTCTCTGACCGGATATCCGTTCGCGGAGATAGATGCGAGGGTCGCCGGGCTTAGGGGGCAGGGCGTGGATGTGATCGACTTCGGGGTGGGCGACCCCACGGAGCCCACGCCAGAGGTCGTGCGCCGCGCGATCAAGGAGTCGGTGGACCGGCACGCGGCAGGCGGGTACCCCAGCTATGTCGGCGCCCCGGAGTTCAGGGAGGCCATAGCCGCATGGACGAGGCGGCGCTTCGGGGTGGAGCTCGACCCGGCGACCGAGATATCGGCCTCCATCGGCTCCAAGGAGGCGGTCTTCAACTTCCCCGAGGCGTTCGTGAACCCCGGCGATCTCGTGATCGCGCCGAACCCGGGCTATCCGCCTTATGCCCGCGGCACTCGATTCGCCGAGGGCGAGGTCCACCGCGTGAACCTCCTTGCCGAGAACGCGTTCCTCCCGGACCTCGATTCGATCCCCAAGGACGTCGCCAGGCGCGCGCGGATCATGTGGGTCAACTACCCCAACAACCCCACGGGCGCGGTCTGCGGCATCGATTTTCTCAAACGCTGCGTGGAGTTCGGAAGGGAAAACGGCATCATCATAGCCTCGGACGAGGCCTACACGGAGAACTACTACGGTGCGGCGCCCCACTGCATGCTCGAGGCGGGGAGAGAGGGCGTGGTCGTGTTCCAGTCGCTCTCCAAGCGCAGCTGCATGACCGGCTACCGCGTGGGCTGGGTCGCGGGCGATCGGCAAATCGTCTCCGCCTTCAAGAAGCTCAAGACGAACATCGACTCAGGGACCCCCACGTTCATACAGGACGCGGCGATCGCCGCGCTCTCCGACGAGGGACACGTGGAGGACCTCCGCGCCCTCTACAGGGAAAAGCGCGACATCATGGTGGACTCCTTCGTCAGGGCGGGGCTTGCCGAGTGCAGGCCCGATGCCACCCTCTACATCTGGCAGCGCATACCGGAGGGGATCTCGTCGGTGGAGTTCGCAAAGGCGCTTCTCGATCCCGCGATCGCCGTGGTGGCCACGCCGGGCAACTGGATCAGCGAAGAGACCCCGGAGGGCAACCCGGGCGAGGGGTATGTGAGGCTGGCCCTGGTGCCGACGGTGGAGCAGTGCCAAAAGGCGGCTGATCGAATCGCCGCCCGCCTTCGCTCTATCGTCTAAATTATTGATATTATAAATAAAAAGGGCTCCTTCCGGAGCCCTTTTTATTTTGAACAATCGCTGCCTCAGGCGGCTGCGGCCTGCGGCTTCTCGAACGCGAGGATCAAAAACAGGACAATGTTGACGACCGGCACCAGCGCGATGACCACCCCCCACCACGCCGGGTGACCCAGCCTCTCCACGAAGGCCATCCACATCAGTATCATGATCACTATGTTCACGATCGGTATGAGCAGGAGTATGAACCACCACATCGGTTTCCCGGAGAGCTTCAAAAGCAGGAAGATGTTCGCGATGGGGATGAGCGCCCAGACGAAAGCCTTGCCCATGGGCATCCCGAGCCTCACCGCCATCCTGGCTATGCAGTACGCCCAGAAGACGTAGACGGCCAGCGCCACGACTATCATCCCGATGCCCATTCCGGCGAACGCCGGCGGCATCTCCTGAATCTTGAACTGCTCCACCACGATCTCTTCGCCCATAGTGCCCCCCTTTGTTGTGACTGTCGGCCTTAAAATATCAGCAACGGGAAGGCGCGTCAATCTAACTGAAGAGCTTCTCCGCGGCGTATCTTGCCAGCGGCCTGCTCTCCGAGATGGCCATGCCCGCTATCATGAGGAAGGCGCCGGCGGCCGAGAGGGGGGTGAACGAGTCGCCCCCCAGGAGCCAGCCGAACAGGACGCCGAAGACCGCCTCCAGCGCGAATATGATGCCTGTGCGCGTGGGGTCCACGGTGCGCTGCGCCCAGGTCTGCACGGTGAAGGCAAAGGCTGTGGCCAGGATCGCGGTCACGGCCAGCGCCAGCCACCCCACGGGCGGCAGCGGAGTCGCCGGCGCGCCCCTGAGGAGCCAGACCAGGCCGCCGGCCGCGGCCACAAACGCGAGCTGGAAGACCACAAGCTCCACCACGCTGTGCCTGCAGGTGAACTCTCCGGTGAGGATTATGTGCCATGCGAATGCGGCCGCGCACCCGAGCGTGAGCAGGTCCCCCGCGTTGAGCCCCGCGGGTGCGAACCTCGTGAGCAGGAACATGCCGGGCGTGGCCACGGTCACTCCCGCCGCGGCGAAGAGGGCGGGCTTTTTCCCCGGGTAGACCATGAGGAAGAAAGGCACCATCACCATGTACATGCCGCTTATCAGCGCGGAGTTGGAGGCGGATGTGATCTTGAGCCCCTCGGTCTGCGCGACGTACGCGGAGAAAAGCAGGAGGGAAAGGGCCAGCGACGCCAGCAATGTCCCCGGCTTGGGCCGCGCAAGCTTCCTGTGGAAGACCGCGGCCATGAGGGCGGCCGCGAGCGCGAAGCGGAGGAAGAGGAAGTAGTAGACGTCGACCGAAACCACGGTCCACTTGACCAGTATGAATGTGGAGCCCCAGATCGCGGTCACTGCCACGAGTCCCGCCACGGCGGTCGCCTGCCTCCCTGAGCCGGCCTGATTCATGCGGTCAGTAGTGCCTCGGGCTGAACTTGTCGTAGAG from Pseudomonadota bacterium includes the following:
- a CDS encoding aminotransferase class I/II-fold pyridoxal phosphate-dependent enzyme, with protein sequence MAIEVSRRLGSLTGYPFAEIDARVAGLRGQGVDVIDFGVGDPTEPTPEVVRRAIKESVDRHAAGGYPSYVGAPEFREAIAAWTRRRFGVELDPATEISASIGSKEAVFNFPEAFVNPGDLVIAPNPGYPPYARGTRFAEGEVHRVNLLAENAFLPDLDSIPKDVARRARIMWVNYPNNPTGAVCGIDFLKRCVEFGRENGIIIASDEAYTENYYGAAPHCMLEAGREGVVVFQSLSKRSCMTGYRVGWVAGDRQIVSAFKKLKTNIDSGTPTFIQDAAIAALSDEGHVEDLRALYREKRDIMVDSFVRAGLAECRPDATLYIWQRIPEGISSVEFAKALLDPAIAVVATPGNWISEETPEGNPGEGYVRLALVPTVEQCQKAADRIAARLRSIV
- a CDS encoding DMT family transporter, producing MNQAGSGRQATAVAGLVAVTAIWGSTFILVKWTVVSVDVYYFLFLRFALAAALMAAVFHRKLARPKPGTLLASLALSLLLFSAYVAQTEGLKITSASNSALISGMYMVMVPFFLMVYPGKKPALFAAAGVTVATPGMFLLTRFAPAGLNAGDLLTLGCAAAFAWHIILTGEFTCRHSVVELVVFQLAFVAAAGGLVWLLRGAPATPLPPVGWLALAVTAILATAFAFTVQTWAQRTVDPTRTGIIFALEAVFGVLFGWLLGGDSFTPLSAAGAFLMIAGMAISESRPLARYAAEKLFS